GACGGCACAACGGCAATCCTTTGCCGTATTACCATAGACGGAGAGAGTGTGGTGATAACCACAGGCGAAAGCACTCCCCCCTACGATTGGAGCGTGAAGCGAGGGGCGACAAAGGAGAAGAAGACCAACCAACGCTTGCAAACCTTTCGGGAGAATGTCGAACAAGCCTATAATACCTTGCTTTACAAATATGGAGCAGTAAGTGCCGAGTTGCTGAAGAACTACTTGCAGGGTGTCGGGAAAACTCCAACGACCCTGCTTGCTCTTAGTGCGGAAGAGCTCAAAGCCCAACGAGAATGCAGTAGTGCAGGGACATATAGAAACAATCGGTACGCCGATAGGCTGCTTAACTCTTTTGTGCGCAGTCGCAGTGAGACGGATGTTCCCTTGTCGGCTCTTACGGTTGAGTTCTTTGAGGATTATCGCTTCTATCTGAAGATGGAGGGCTATGCGCCCGCAACGATAAATAGCCATCTCTGTTGGTTGAGTCGATTGATGTATCGAGCCGTCAGTCAGGGGACAATACGCTTCAATCCGTTTGAAGAGGTGAAGTATGAAGTCGTGGAGCGCAAACCTCGTTTTCTGAGTAAGGGCGATGTGTCAAAGCTCTTGGCATTTCCATTGCAGGATGAAGGGGCAGAACTAAGCCGAAGAATGTTCCTTTTTTCGGTCTTTACAGGCTTGGCATTTGTTGATTTACGAGGGCTACGAGCTTCGCAAATCGAGACAAACAGCGAGGGGAAGCGGTATATCCGCAAGGCAAGACAGAAAACGAAGGTAGAAAGCTTGATCCCCTTGCATCCGATAGCGGAGCAGATACTCGCCCTTTACACGAAGGCGAAGAGCAGAGGAGATTACAAGATATTCCCCGATACAATGAGCGACTGGAAGCTACTCCGTCATCTCAAAGCCGTGGGGTTGGCATGTGGCATCCGTACTCCGTTGACTTGGCACTGTGCAAGACATACGTTTGGGACGCTAACGCTAGAGGCTGGTGTGCCTATTGAGAGCATCGCTAAGATGATGGGGCATTCGTCTATTGCCAGCACGCAAATCTACGCCCAAGTCACTGACCAAAAGATTGCAAGGGATATGGAGAGGCTGATGCAACAATGAGAGCAGATAACCTAAGCATAAAAAGAGCTTGCTCCATTAACTGGAACAAGCTCTTTTAATAGCAAGTATCTATTATGATTTCTTTTGCATTATCCCTTAGATGTTTTGATATGCAATTTTATTTTCTTCATCGCCCAGTCGTAATGGCTGGCAGTTGCCGAAACGCAGTAAGATCCGAGTGGGGAAGTTCCTGTCCAAGCTAGTGTTCCTTTGGCAAAGAGTTCATCGTTGGAGAATTGATCTATCAGTGCCATTACATCTTTGTGGCTCTCTCTTAACTTTGCTTTGGCTTCCTCCAATGGCGTATTTTGGTGCTTCTTCCAGAACTCAACATTCATTGTCGGATAGGTTTTCCAATTATACGGTTCAGGTAAAAATGGCTTACGTTCATCGTTGCTGTTAGCTTTTATCCAATTTAGCAATAACTGATGCCATTCATATAGATGAACAAGAACATCACGCAGGTTTTTATCCCGACTCCAATGTGCTTCTTTATCAGCCGATGCCATTTCCTCCGCAAATGTTCTCACCTGTTGTTCCTCGCTCATATTATCAATGAGTTTCCACATTTTCTCGAATTGCCCATTGGCGGATGCAAGTAAATCAACTTTTGTTGTTGCTCGTGCCATATCTTCTTATTTTAGTTGTTATTCGATTGTCGGTTGGTATGTTTTTTAGTTCTTACGAGTGAAGGTACAAAATATGACGACATATCGAGTGAAATATGACGACATATCGAGTGAAATATGACGTCTCATTTGACGGAATATGACGTCTCATTTGGCAGAATATGACGTCTCATTTTTCAGTCTTTCCAAAACGACCTTTCTAGACCTGCTCTGCCCACTAGCTTTATCCGACTACCGCTATACAGGAAAGATTTTACCCCGAGCAACCACCATAGCACTCTGTTGTTGCACGCCCTTTGTAATACCCCTTTCTCTTTTCTTTCCTATTCTCCTTACTACGTTACTACAACTAAGGATAATACAGTGAAAGAGAAAGGATTACAGAAGACATTCATCTTACGACAGATGCTACTACAATCTTTCTACGCTTCTACAGCTTAATAGAGGACAAGTGGTGTAGACAGATGGTGTAGTAGGATAAACCCCGACGAAGTGTTACACTTTTCTCTTTCACTGTCAATCACTTATCCTAGTGTAGAAAGGTAGTAAGATAAAAAGGGGAAAACTCCAAAAAGAGAAAATAGAACATACAATGAGACTGCAAACAAAGAATACGAAGAACACGTGAACAATGAATACGAACAATCCAAATCCAAAGACGAAACTGTAGATTGACCGAAATTGAAAAATCGGGCAGTATTGCTGTTCGATAAAAGGTTCAGCGGAAGAAGAGGCTTTTGCTCAAAAGGGGGCTTAGACGATAACGCAAAAGAGAGAAATTTCAACAACGGAACCATCGGGTCTTCTAAGAGACTAGAGCTGTAAATCGTACAGATGTGAGCCTTTGTTTCAAGAGTTATGGCACTCCCTTGGAGTTGCAAGTTTGCAGGGGCAAACTTAGAAACAAAGACCCAGTGCATCCAGAGAATGCAAGCACTTCAAAGGCAGGCTGCGGGACAGGGCGGAGCGGGCATTTGGAGAAATGCCATAGCTCATTAGGGCATTTTCTTCACGCTCCACTTCGTTACCGCTAAAAAAGCCCTCCTGAGCCAAGGGGAAGCAGCCCCTTTGGATACCCCCTAAAACTATATTCAACTTATGGGCTACGCAGTATTACACATAGACAAGGCTCGGGGCAACGACTCGGCAATGAGTGCCCACATCGAGCGAACATTCGTGCCGAACAATGTCGATGCCTCTCGCACGCACCTCAATCGAGACTTGGTGCAATTCCCCGCAAATGTCACCAACCGTACAGAAGCTATTGCACATCGCATAGCAACGGCTGGTATCTACCGAAAGGTTGCGGACAATCAAGTTAAAGCACTTCGTTTCATCCTATCTGGATCACACGAAGATATGCTCCAACTAGAAAGCGATGGACGCTTAGAGGAGTGGTGCCATAGTACGATGCAGTGGCTTTATACCACCTTTGGTAAGGCAAACGTGGTGGCAGCCACACTTCATGCCGATGAAGAAACCCCGCACATACATGCGACAGTTGTCCCAATTGTCACGGGAGAAAGGAGAAAAGCCAAACAGGAAGCTGAGAATGGCAAGCGAAAGTACAAGACAAAGAAAAACAAGATACGGCTCTGTGCTGATGATCTGCTTACACCCAAGAAGCTCGAGGAGTATCAAACCTCCTACGCAGAGCAAATGCGACCATTTGGGCTGAGTAGAGGGGTACAAGGATCTGAAGCCAAGCATCGTACTAATATGGAGTATTACAAAGAGCTTCTCAAAGAGACGAAGCAGAAACAACTTGAGGAGGAAGAACTAATTCAAAAGGTCAGAGAGTTGGAAAAGCAGGCGGGCAAGCTCCGAGTAAAGGGTACGCTCTACTCTTTATTTGGCAACTCCGAACTTGACAAGGCGGAACAGCGCATCGAAGAGTTGGAGCAAGAAGTCGAACGGCAACAACATCTTTCGGAAAAGGAGAAAGCCGAAATCCGCAAGGAGGTCATACTTCTTCAGGACACCATTAGAGATAAGGACAAGACTATATCTGAACAACAGCGAGAAATCAAGGTGTACGAGGAGGAACGGAGTTTTATCAAACGCTTCTTCCACAGCTTCTACCTCTTACTCAATATCCGTCTGATGCTCCGCAAAATGGGTTTTGATGATGATACGGTGGTCAAGATGCACAAAGATCAAGAGATAGTCCGTGGTACGGCTGCGGCATATTCAGGAATGTACAAACGAAACTTCACGGAGGAAAATGCGGAGCTACGCATTACAACCAACGAGAAGCGTCAGCCTATTCTTACCATCAATGGACTATCTGTTCCAGATTGGTGCGAACAGAAGTGGAAAGAGCTTCTCAATCGTAATCGCTCGCAACGACTGTAGAGATAAGACATCTCCTTCCCCTTTCATTGTAATGTTTGAGTCCCGACTAAACTTTTAAGAAGAAAATCACGCAAGAACGCTCACTTTCTCCCACGAATCACTATCTTTGCAAGTGATAATAGTGAGCGTTCTTTGGCTATCCAAAACGATGTATTTCAAAGCACTCCGCTCATTTCTAAATCGTTACCTATCCGCATCGCTCCAAACGGTAACCTCTTACTTCTCAGTTAGATAGTCCAAAACCAAAAAATTAGGGAGGAACTCTTCGGTTCCAACGTAGGAAAACTATCGTTCCCCTAGAGGACGGTGTGGCTGGTCGGACAGCGATAGATCTCCAGAGGTGACAGCTCGTTCTTTCCCCACCAATCCTTACTCGGGAGGTTTGCAGAGTTGTGGATGGGGGAGTGGGGTAGAGCTTTGGGGGCTATTTTGTATCTTTGCCTATCATAATTACTGCCGATTCCTATTCTACTTAATCCATAATGAAAAAGGTACGACTACATCGCGAGGGGGTGGGACTTCTCGTCTCTTTCTTCCTCATACTGACGTTGGCTTGCTGGGCAACCTTTGTCTTTGTGCCCTTTAAGGGGGTATTTATCTTGACCCTACTGGTGTCGCTCGTGGTGATGGGGCTGGCGCTAAACTTCTTTCGCTTCCCTCGGCGTAGCAACAGCGAGGTGGCCAATAGACGTCTCATCGTAGCACCAGCCGATGGCAAGGTGGTGGTCATGGAGGAGGTTGAGGAGCCTGAGCTGCTGGGATGCCGCTGTCTCAAGCTCTCGATCTTTATGTCGCTCTACAATGTGCATGCTAACTGGGTCGCCTGCAATGGCACGATCACCCATGTGGAGCATCAGAGCGGTGCTTACTACAAGGCTTTTCTCCCTAAGAGTAGCGTGCTCAATGAGCGGTCGGCGGTAATAATCCGTACCGATGGTGGTCATGAAGTGCTAGAGCGTCAGATCGCTGGTGCTGTGGCACGTCGTATCGTCACTTACCCGAAGGTGGGCGACGAGGTGACGGTCGAGGACTTCCTTGGCTTCATCAAGTTTGGCTCACGCATCGACCTTTACCTGCCATTGGGTACGGAGATAGCGATCAAGATAGGCGACGAAGTGGTGGGCGGTGAGACAACGCTGGGCTATCTGCCCCAGTAGGCACGCTTCTTGCTGTATGATGATCAAAACAACGCTGTGATGAAGATAAGACAATTTATCCCCAATCTCCTAACGCTGTGCAATATCCTCTCGGGGGCGGCAGCTATCATCTCAATCCTATACTATAAGGAGTACCAGATGGGTGCTATCTGGATTGCTGTGGGTGCTTTCTTTGACCTGCTCGATGGTATGGTGGCGCGTCTCCTGCGTGCGACCTCATCGATAGGTGCTGACCTGGACTCGCTCTCAGATGTGGTGACCTTTGGCTTAGCACCGGCACTATTAGCTCTTTGCACGATGGAGGGGAGACTCTTGGCGAGTGGCTATGCAGCGTCTACGGCTCTGATGATGTCGCTACCTTTTCTCCTGATCTTACCTTTTGCAGCCTACCGCTTGGCACTCTTTAATAATGATACGGGGTCGAGCAACTACTTCCGTGGGCTACCAGTGCCCGCCTCTGCGCTCTTGTGGATCGGCATCTCGCTCTCCACTTGCGCCTGTGCGGTGGATACCCTTTCGCTAGTGACTAGCTACGGATTGCTCCTTCTCTCCTGTATCCTGATGGTGAGCCGTATGCCGATGCTCTCGCTGAAGCACCTAAGCGCACAGATGAAAGCGCCTCACGGTACGATCATCCTCATCGCATGGGGCGTGATCCTAGTTCCTGCGGGCTGTCTCTATATGTGGCTAGGCTCCGTGGCGAGTACGCTACGCCTAGTGATGTTGCTCTATATCATCGTCTCGCTGGTCATCGGTCGGCAGATCAAGAGCAATTCGGACGCTATCGATGCCGCGGCTCAACAGTAACACCTTAATCTACCCCGACACACATGGAATTCATATTTGGTCTGATCCTCGTCTTAGGACTTGCATACCTGCTCATTAGACACTTTGCGCCTCGCATCTTGTACTGGATGGTGAGACGCTATATACAGCAGGCTGATCCACACACTAAGTCACGAAAAGCACCACGCAAAGGGTGGCACTCGGCCGCCTCACAGCAAAGCCCAGAAGACGCGCAGTCACAGCAGGGCAAGCTCGATATGAAGGATATAGCGAAGAAGAAGTTTGAGAAGGACCAAGGGGAGTACGTCGACTTTGAGGAGGAGTAAGAGGAGACTGTTGACTTTTGCAACAGTCTCAAGAGGGCGCGCAAACAAAAAGAGACTGCCATGGTAAGGTGACAGTCTCGTCAATGGATTGCTTTAGTAGCGGACTAAATGTCTTAGTAGGGAGACTGTTGCATAAAGGCGAATCGCTGTGTTGCTTTCGGGGATTCGGCTTCGGTCACATACGGATGTATGCTCCCTTCAGACCTCACCCTCAGTGCCTTGCGCTTCATTCTTTCTGCAAAGTCTAGACAATCTTGCAGTCAAGATTGTGAGCCTGTTGACTTTTGCAACAGTCTCAGAAGGGGAAGTCTCTCTCCTCGTCGTCTGTGGCCATCGGGTTGAAGTCTGAGGCTCCTGCGCTAAACGACTGATCGAATGGGTGGGGTGTACTGCCCATAGAAGAGCTGCTAGGCGCCGATGTCGCAGCAGAGCGAGCTTTACCGCCATTGATCTGAGAGGTGTAGTGCATGTTCGCCTCCTCAAGTGGATAGAACTTAGCAAACTCGCCACGGAAGCCGATACGCACATCGCCGATCGGTCCGTTACGGTGCTTGGCAATGATGAAGTAACCGATACCCTTTGTATCTCCATAGTCATCCTGCATAATGCCATAGACCTCGGGTCTGTGTAGGAAGCAAACCATATCGGCGTCCTGCTCGATAGCTCCTGACTCACGCAGGTCGGAGAGCTGAGGCACCTTGCTATTCGTGCCACTATCGTTCTTGCGCAGCTCGACAGCTCGGTTGAGCTGTGAGAGGGCGATGATGGGGATGTCTAGCTCCTTGGCAAGCATCTTGAGCGAGCGGGAGATGGTGCTGACCTCTTGCTCGCGGTTGCCAAAGTTCATACCACTAGCGTTCATGAGCTGGAGGTAGTCGATGATGATGATCTTGATGTCGTGCTCTCGCACGAGACGGCGCACCTTAGTCCGTAGCTCGAAGACGGAGAGACTGGGCGTATCGTCAATGTAGAGGGGCGTATTCTCCAAGACGCTGATACGCTCGTCAAGCTGTGTCCACTCAAAGTTCTCGAGCTGACCGCTCTTGAGCTTTTCGCCCGGGAGCTCACAGACGTTACTGATAAGACGCTTGACCAGCTGTACGCTACTCATCTCAAGGTTAAAGAGGGCAACGGGAATCTTATTGTCTACCGCTATGTACTTAGCCATCGATAGGACGAAGGCTGTCTTACCAATAGCGGGTCGCGCTGCGATGATGATGAGGTCTGACTTCTGCCACCCTGCAGTCATCGCATCGATACCGTCAAAGCCTGAGGAGATACCACTGATACCCTCTGCACTATTAGCCGCAGCCCTGATGTCGTCGATAGCAATCTTGAGAACGGAGTCAATAGGCTGTACATCCTTGCGAAGATGCTTTTGCGAGAGCGCAAAGAGAGCACCCTCAGCAGTCTCCATCTGATCCTCTATGTCGATGGTATCTTCGTACGCAGAGGTGAGTACCTCCGTAGAGAACTTGATTAGATTGCGACTCAGTGCTTTCTGCGCCACAATCATGGCGTGGTACTCTAGGTTGCCCGCACTGATGACACGGTTGCTTAGGTCGACGAGAAAAGGCATCCCCCCGACCTGATCCAGCTTGCCATCACGCTGTAGTCTCTGACTGACCGTGTGCAGGTCTATGGGCTGCTCCTCCAGACTGAGGTCGCGCATGACCTCGAAGATAGTCTGATGCGCATTGACGTAGAAGCTCTCGGGCTCCAGGATCGTGCTGATCTCGGAGAAAGCCTCTTTCTCCAGTAGTATGGCGCCTAGTACAGCCTCCTCAATGTCTGTCGCTTGAGGTGGTACACGTCCCTCGGTCGTGCGATCGAGCGAGGCTTGTGGCTTGCGGAGCTGCTTCTGCTGTGTAGGCTTTAGGGATGGCATGGGTTAGTTCGTTTGGTTAGGTGAATTGTTACGTATGGGGGACAGCTAGGGAGCCTAGACGCGAGCCTAGGCTGTAGAAGGTCAAAGGAGCTGTAGCGGTGGCTTTAGTCGAGCTTGAGGACAGCGAGGAAGGCTTTCTGCGGGATCTCTACGTTGCCGATCTGCTTCATGCGCTTCTTACCCTCTTTTTGCTTCTCTAGTAGCTTACGCTTACGGCTGATATCACCGCCGTAGCACTTGGCTGTCACATCTTTGCGCACCGCCTTGACCGTCTCACGGGCAATGATCTTAGCACCGATGGCGGCTTGGATAGCTATGTCAAACTGCTGGCGCGGGATGAGCTCCTTGAGCTTCTCGCACATGCGGCGACCGAAGGGGACGCTATTGTCAAAGTGCGTCAGCGTCGAGAGCGCATCGACGGGCTCACCATTGAGGAGGATGTCTAGCTTGACCAACTTAGAGGGACGGA
The sequence above is a segment of the Porphyromonas vaginalis genome. Coding sequences within it:
- a CDS encoding site-specific integrase, with the translated sequence MRSTFRILFYINKSKTKADGTTAILCRITIDGESVVITTGESTPPYDWSVKRGATKEKKTNQRLQTFRENVEQAYNTLLYKYGAVSAELLKNYLQGVGKTPTTLLALSAEELKAQRECSSAGTYRNNRYADRLLNSFVRSRSETDVPLSALTVEFFEDYRFYLKMEGYAPATINSHLCWLSRLMYRAVSQGTIRFNPFEEVKYEVVERKPRFLSKGDVSKLLAFPLQDEGAELSRRMFLFSVFTGLAFVDLRGLRASQIETNSEGKRYIRKARQKTKVESLIPLHPIAEQILALYTKAKSRGDYKIFPDTMSDWKLLRHLKAVGLACGIRTPLTWHCARHTFGTLTLEAGVPIESIAKMMGHSSIASTQIYAQVTDQKIARDMERLMQQ
- a CDS encoding ClbS/DfsB family four-helix bundle protein, with the translated sequence MARATTKVDLLASANGQFEKMWKLIDNMSEEQQVRTFAEEMASADKEAHWSRDKNLRDVLVHLYEWHQLLLNWIKANSNDERKPFLPEPYNWKTYPTMNVEFWKKHQNTPLEEAKAKLRESHKDVMALIDQFSNDELFAKGTLAWTGTSPLGSYCVSATASHYDWAMKKIKLHIKTSKG
- the mobV gene encoding MobV family relaxase, which translates into the protein MGYAVLHIDKARGNDSAMSAHIERTFVPNNVDASRTHLNRDLVQFPANVTNRTEAIAHRIATAGIYRKVADNQVKALRFILSGSHEDMLQLESDGRLEEWCHSTMQWLYTTFGKANVVAATLHADEETPHIHATVVPIVTGERRKAKQEAENGKRKYKTKKNKIRLCADDLLTPKKLEEYQTSYAEQMRPFGLSRGVQGSEAKHRTNMEYYKELLKETKQKQLEEEELIQKVRELEKQAGKLRVKGTLYSLFGNSELDKAEQRIEELEQEVERQQHLSEKEKAEIRKEVILLQDTIRDKDKTISEQQREIKVYEEERSFIKRFFHSFYLLLNIRLMLRKMGFDDDTVVKMHKDQEIVRGTAAAYSGMYKRNFTEENAELRITTNEKRQPILTINGLSVPDWCEQKWKELLNRNRSQRL
- a CDS encoding phosphatidylserine decarboxylase family protein, with translation MKKVRLHREGVGLLVSFFLILTLACWATFVFVPFKGVFILTLLVSLVVMGLALNFFRFPRRSNSEVANRRLIVAPADGKVVVMEEVEEPELLGCRCLKLSIFMSLYNVHANWVACNGTITHVEHQSGAYYKAFLPKSSVLNERSAVIIRTDGGHEVLERQIAGAVARRIVTYPKVGDEVTVEDFLGFIKFGSRIDLYLPLGTEIAIKIGDEVVGGETTLGYLPQ
- a CDS encoding CDP-alcohol phosphatidyltransferase family protein encodes the protein MKIRQFIPNLLTLCNILSGAAAIISILYYKEYQMGAIWIAVGAFFDLLDGMVARLLRATSSIGADLDSLSDVVTFGLAPALLALCTMEGRLLASGYAASTALMMSLPFLLILPFAAYRLALFNNDTGSSNYFRGLPVPASALLWIGISLSTCACAVDTLSLVTSYGLLLLSCILMVSRMPMLSLKHLSAQMKAPHGTIILIAWGVILVPAGCLYMWLGSVASTLRLVMLLYIIVSLVIGRQIKSNSDAIDAAAQQ
- a CDS encoding DUF4834 family protein; this translates as MEFIFGLILVLGLAYLLIRHFAPRILYWMVRRYIQQADPHTKSRKAPRKGWHSAASQQSPEDAQSQQGKLDMKDIAKKKFEKDQGEYVDFEEE
- the dnaB gene encoding replicative DNA helicase, producing the protein MPSLKPTQQKQLRKPQASLDRTTEGRVPPQATDIEEAVLGAILLEKEAFSEISTILEPESFYVNAHQTIFEVMRDLSLEEQPIDLHTVSQRLQRDGKLDQVGGMPFLVDLSNRVISAGNLEYHAMIVAQKALSRNLIKFSTEVLTSAYEDTIDIEDQMETAEGALFALSQKHLRKDVQPIDSVLKIAIDDIRAAANSAEGISGISSGFDGIDAMTAGWQKSDLIIIAARPAIGKTAFVLSMAKYIAVDNKIPVALFNLEMSSVQLVKRLISNVCELPGEKLKSGQLENFEWTQLDERISVLENTPLYIDDTPSLSVFELRTKVRRLVREHDIKIIIIDYLQLMNASGMNFGNREQEVSTISRSLKMLAKELDIPIIALSQLNRAVELRKNDSGTNSKVPQLSDLRESGAIEQDADMVCFLHRPEVYGIMQDDYGDTKGIGYFIIAKHRNGPIGDVRIGFRGEFAKFYPLEEANMHYTSQINGGKARSAATSAPSSSSMGSTPHPFDQSFSAGASDFNPMATDDEERDFPF